In Lolium rigidum isolate FL_2022 chromosome 7, APGP_CSIRO_Lrig_0.1, whole genome shotgun sequence, the DNA window GGATCACCTAGGAATAAGTAATCATTCTTCTAGCTAGCTACCTAAGCTAGCAAATCTTCATCTTGACGATCTTGGTTGGTAGTTTTATATATATACTTCCACTTGGTGAGAACTAGATTTGGTCTTGCACCCACTCAAATATACACGTCTTTGCAACTCATGACCACTGATTGACTGGACCGAACGAAGTAGAAATGCTATTTGTGCCAGTCGGTTAAGCATGCGATCTAGGTTTAAATCCGTACAATTTCGTCCTAGGCCTAGGGCACTGGATCGATgacccaaaccctagaaggccagaAACATTTGCGCCCAGATGTACCACTGCATGCGGGCCCCCTTCGTGCAAAGGTGAGACGTGACCGGGGCAGGGAGGATGGTGGAGCGAACAACAGGGCCTCGATGGCCTTCGTTAGTGCATGCGGGCAAGTGTGGAGGAGCGGCGAAACCTTGGCGGTGACCGAAACAAAGGTGCGGAGTAGAGGGGTGCGATGGTGCGGGCTAGAGGTTGGTGTCGTGTGATCAAACCATGGAGGCGGCAACAAGGAGGCCCGGCAAGGAAGGATACATGTCATGCACCGGTTAGGCACCTCGTGTTCCTTTTTTTTCCACGTGGAGTGCTAGTCAACCAAGGATTTGCGGCAATGATAGCAAGGAGCTCAGGTGGCGGCGGTGTGAGGCTGCATGCATGGACGGTGATGCCCCAATCATTGGAGGTTTTGCCGATCCAGCGGCGATGGACTTTGTCGATGTCGTCACCCTCCTAGATTGTACCCCCTTCTTTCGAATAAATATGGCACTCTCTTTTTTCTTGGTGTTTTCTTTggataaaaattacaaaaaaaaatatttaaaaaatatttgTATAAATTAGCATTAGTAGAAAATGTTTGTAATACAATTTCAACCATAGTAATTGTATACTCCCTTCGTCCGTAAAAAGATATCGAATATTTGTCTAAATTCAgaagtatctatacactaaaggtTGTCTAGATGCATCTAAATTGATATGTATTTATAAATTAAAGTGTCTAGATGCATCTAAATTCATATGTATTTATAAATTAAAGTGTCTAGATGCATCTATATTTCGATAAAATTACGGTATTCTTTTATGAGTGAAGATAGTACTTACTataatatagcaaatattttgttCCATGAATTTTTTCGGTTAAATTTCGTTTTAAAATACCTGTACGCCGTGTTTATCGAAACGGAGGTAGTCATGCACAGAAGTACCCAAGAACTTGAACAAGTCGAAACTGACGCGATAAGAGCATGCAAAACGCTGTACGTACGCCGTAGGTACGTGTCGGCCACGTGACCCGTAGGATAGGTAGAGGCCAAAAGGGTGTGAGATCCGgagatgctgctgctgctcgcctccaATTCCGAACGCTGCCATTTCGCTCACTTTCACGAACGGGACGTCCGAAACCGTCAAATCAGGGAAACGGGGAACCCCTCTCGCCCGCTCGCAAGCTAGCGCTGCCGACCGCCACGGCACCCACCTCGACCTCTGCCTCCCAACCGAAGCAGCCCCGGGCAAGGCAAGTGAGCAGGGCTGCGTGAACCGGGTTCACAGCGGGCTCCACGTACCTTGTGCTACTGTAGGGTGGGGCCACCGCGCGGCGTGGTAGGACATGATCGCTTCGGACGCGCCCTGCCGGCCTCACGTGCGCGGGCCGTACGTTCCCGGGCGCTGGGTCTGGTCGCACGTGTCGCTCGATCAAACTCCTCGTCCCCACGCCGTCCTGCCGGTTCGTCCCTGTCCCTAGCCAGATGCTCCGTGTCCCCCGCTCGATTCCCATCGGGCGGCCCTGCCTTCGCGCCATTTGTCACGTACCACACAAGTGCTGTCCGATTAGATCCAACGGTGGCGGTGCCTTTTCTTGTAGCGACGAAGAAAAAGTAAATGGAAAAGCATCGATTAATAATGCGATTAATTTAAGAAACCCACCCGACCCGATCCCCCTTATTTCTTCCGCCCTTCGCGTCGTCTCCTCGCCAAAACGCAACGCACCAATTCCACCTCACCTCCTTCTCCTCCGCGGCATTCCCTCCCACCCGGACCCGACGGAGCGGATGGACTCGGACGCCTCCATCTCCCCGCGGCGGCGGAGCTGCTACAGCGACAACGGCGACTCGTCCTGCTCGGAGCCCTTCAGCGACTGCGGCAGCGACGACTCCCTCACCACCTCCTCCCCGCTCAACCCCGCCGCCGCAGCATCcatccaccgcctcctcctctcctgcgCCGCCGACGCCTCCCCCACCACCATCACCTCCCTCATCACCACCCTCACCGCCCCCACCACCCCCCTCGAcgccctccgccgcgccgccatggAGCTCCGCCTCCTGGCCAAACACAACCCGGACAACCGCGTCCGCATCGCCTCCTCCGGCGCCATCCCCCCTCTAACCGCCCTCCTCGCCCACCCCGACCCGCTCCTCCAGGAGCACGCCGTCACGGCCCTCCTCAACCTCGCCCTCTGCGACGCCAACAAGGCCCTCCTCCTCgacgccggcgccgcccgccacctcgtccgcgccctcaaggccgccgcctcccccgccgCGCGCGAGAACGCCGCCTGCGCGCTCCTCCGCCTCGCCcagctcgacgccgccgccgccgccgccgtcggccgcgccggcgccgtcccgctcctcgtcaacctcctcgAGGCCGGCGGCCCGCGCGGGAAGAAGGATGCTGCGACGGCGTTGTACGCGATCTGCGGCGGCGCCCGCGAGAACCGGCTCCGCGCTGTGCAGGCTGGCGCGGTCAGGCCGCTGCTCGACCTCATGGCTGACCCCGAGTCCGGGATGGTCGATAAGGCCGCCTACGTGCTGCACTCGCTTGTGGGGATTGCGGAGGGCCGCGCGGCCGCTGTGGAGGAGGGCGGCGTCCCCGTgcttgtggagatggtcgaggtggGCTCGTCCAGGCAGAAGGAGATCGCCACGCTCTCGCTGCTGCAGATCTGCGATGACAACGCCGTGTACCGCACCATGGTCGCCCGCGAGGGCGCCATCCCGCCCCTCGTCGCGCTCTCGCAGTCATCCTCCGCCCGCCCAAAGCTGAAAACCAAGGTAACCATAGCAATCGCACTTGCTCCTCGCCTTTCCGCCGTTCAGATCATCAATAGAAGAACTCGCAATTTCAGAAACGCTAATCTCTTTTGTGATGATGATTGTGCAGGCTGAGTCGCTGATCGAGATGCTGCGGCAGCCGCGGAGCGCGAGCATGCGCGCAAGGCCGGCGGCCATGGTTGCGGCAGAGTGATCGATACACGTCCGTTTCAAATTGCGTGCGTTTTTCTTCACCTTTTGTTCACAGTGGCGAGAAGAGCCGGCCGGAAGGTCGGCCGGCGTGCACGCCCGTGTAAATACCAAGAGTGCAGCGAGTTTGTTGCGTCCCGCGAGCGAGTGTACATTTTCCCTCAAGCGAGATGGTGTCATGACACTGTAAAAAATCTCTTGTCCCCTTTGTTCCCTTATTTTGCTTCTTTTACCAGCTTGGTTTCCTTCGTTCCTCGAGCGAGCGAGGGAGGAACCCCTAGTTCGTGTGTGCGGTGAAACGGCTCACCGAGCTCTGCTGTGTGACCGACCGAGTGGTGTGGAGTGCTAGTACATCAGGAATCAAAATCATCTTCTAACTAGGACTTGTTCCTGAAAATCACGGGTTGATCTTGAACCGCAATCCGACCGTGCCGTGACATTCTCGCGTGCGTTTCGATCGCTTCATTCTCATTCTCAGGATCCTGTGGCAGCAAACGGGCCGAGCCGTTGGTGACTTGGTAAATCAGCAAGCAACCTTTGCCGGTTCAACCGAGCACGACAGCTCGGAATTTTCTAGCGGTCGCTCTGCCGTCGTCTACTCAGCCGGGTCTCCTGCGGAGGCCACCAAAAGCTGGTTTCGCCTGCTGCCGTTTGTGGCCTAGAAGACAATGGGTGGGCCCGCCCGGCGGTAAAGCTGAAAGATCTTGCGCTGCCCCCGGTAGGTTGCTTGATCTTCGTCCCCTGTAGCGGAAAACGACGCTGCTCCTTGGCTGAATCTGGCCGCTGCTGGTTCTTTTCGGCCCGGGGCCCAGCCCTCGTTTCTTTCCCGGGGCGGGGGGCGTGGAGCGCATGCCGATCCCATCCCCTATCGGGCCCGTGGTTGTTGTTGGTGAAAGAGTAGGGAACGGATAACTGGACACGTCGGTCGTCCTTTCTCGATCTGCACTTGTACGTGCTTTGCTGGACTGTGCACCTTTTCGGAATGACGTCGGGCCATGGCGCAACCGTTGCGGCATATTCCTTTATGCCATCTCCATCCGGACCATCCAAATGGTTATGCAGGCACGCTCGAGCGAGGCGACGTAAATGGACGATTCGGGTGGACCGACTCATCCGTACCTCAGATTTGGGTAGCTGATGCATCGAGACGGACAACGAGCGCATCCTCCCTTGTCCTTTCTTTAGCCTACTCGGTTCCTCCTGCTAGTGGGATGAAGCCATTGTAAACTTCTCCTCTACCCCAAACCCTTGCATGCCTATCCGTCGTCATCCGCAGGCAGCGATGTCGTCTCCTCTTTTCGTTGCCTATCCGCCGGCCGACCCAAACGGGCAAAAAAGGACCGTTTGGATCACCGATTTGGGTCGGCCCGCTGGGGAAGCCCTTAGCGAACGTGTAGTTTCATCTCCGGCCACTCGGCGAGTTCTTTGACCTAAAAAATCCCCAGACTCTAGATCACTTAACTTAGGGTATCTCTAAGGGTTCGATCCAATTCCAGACACGAAATGCGTCTGTTTTTTCAGTTTGAGTCAGATCGTGGACACAAAACCGGTTGCACGGTGatccgtctcaaacgtatctataatttcttatgtttcatgctacttttatgatgatactcacatgttttatacacactttatgtcattattatgcattttccggcactaacctattgacgagatgccgaagagtcagttgctgtttttggtttcagaaatcctacaaaggaaatattctcggaattggacgaaatcaacgcccagggtcttattttttcacagagcttccagaagaccgaagagcatacgaagtggggccacgagggcccgtaaccatagggcggcgcggcctgcatggggcccgtgccggcctatgcggtgggcccctcgcgccgcctccaaccctacccttccgcctacttaaagccttcgtcgtgaaaaccccagtaccgagagccacgatacggaaaaccttccagagacgccgccgccaatcccatctcgggggattcaggagatcgcctccagcaccctgccggagaggggaatcatctcgcggaggactcttcatcacaatgatcgccttcggattgatgtgtgagtagttcacccctggactatgggtccatagcagtggctagatgattgtcttctcctcattgtgctatcatgttagatcttgtgagctgcctatcatgatcaagatcatctatttgtaatgctacatgttgtgtttgttggtatccgatgaatatggaatactatgtcaagttgattatcaatctatcatatatgtgttgtttatgttcttgcatgctctccgttgctagtagaggctttggccaagttgatacttgtaactccaagagggagtatttatgctcgatagtgggttcatgcctccattgaatctgggacagtgacaaaaaagttctaaggttgtggatgtgctgttgccactagggataaaacatcaatgctttgtctaaggatatttgtgttgattacattacgcaccatacttaatgcaattgtctgttgtttacaacttaatactggaaggggttcggatgataacctgaaggtggactttttaggcatagatgcatgctggatagcggtctatgtactttgtcgtaatgccccgattaaatctcatagtagtcatcgtgatatgtatgtgcattgttatgccctctttatttgtcaattgcccaactgtaatttgttcacccaacatgctatttatcttatgggagagacaccactagtgaactgtggaccccggtccattctttacatctgaaatacaatctactgcaatacttgttctttactgttcttcgcaaacaaacatcatcttccacactatacatctaatcctttgtttacaacaagccggtgagattgacaacctcactgttacgttggggcaaagtactttgattatgttgtgcaggttccacgttggcgccggaatccctggtgttccgccgcactacactccgtcaccaacaaccttcacgtgttccttgactcctactagttcgataaccttggtttcatactgagggaaaactcgctgctgtacgcatcacaccttcctcttggggttcccaacggacgtgtgtcaacacgcCAACATCAaggattttttctggcgccgttgccggggacctgaagaaaaattacaccacaaagatttctatctcccgcgTCAACTgcacgctgatgacccacaagtatagggggtgtatcgcagtatcttcgataagtaagaatgtcgatcccaacgaggagcagaaggtgttgacaagcagtttcgatgaaggattcactgtaaatgctcacgagacaagtattcgggggttttgatgtaacagatgaataaagtacaagtaagtaaagcgcgagagtaataattgcagcgagtggcccaatcctttttagcacaaaggacaagccggtttgtttacttataatgaccaaacgttctcgaggacacacgggattttagtctagtgctttcgctacatacggctaattaatcttcaaacGGCTAATTATAATgttctttcgctacatacggctaattataaTGTGCTTTCgtttgaagattaatcagctatatgaagcgaaagcactagactaaattcccgtgtgtcctcaagaacgtttggtcattataagtaaacaaaccggcttgtcctttgtgctaaaaaggattgggccactcgctgcaattattactctcgcgcttacttacttgtacttatttcatccgctatatcaaaacccccgaatacttgtccgtgagcatttacagtgaatccttcatcgaaaccgcttgtcaacaccttctgctcctcgttgggatcgacattcttacttatcgaagatactacgatacacccctatacttgtgggtcatcaagactattttcatcgGCGCCGTTGCtgtggagtgaagcgctattggtaagtggaattggtaaggaaaacctttactgtttgtgctgattttatttctgcctgctgctataattcattatggagagatcttctcttaaatttctatttgggaaatctactactactgcaacggtagtggatgaggcgccaggtgaggaagaaataccatataaaatacctatgaaaatcattgaacatgttatggataaccgctatgaaggggatggaactgtccatcctggtgatcatttactgtttttgcatgaattatgcgggttattcaaatgtgcaggtattgctatgaatgaagtaaggaagaaactattctctatatcgctgtctggtaaagcggcgcattggtataaattactggataatggggattctcttgaatgggatgatattgtgccccggttttattctaagttctatcctccaagtgaaattcacaaggatcggaaccgcatatataatttctggcctcatgatggagaaagtattgcccaagcttgggggagattgaagtctttaatgctcaaatgccccattcatgagcttcctggtaatgttattattgataatttctatgcaagactttcttttcatgacaagactttgctggatacttcttgttctggatcatttacacgcaacaaagaagagtttaaaagggaccttcttgatcggatccaagaaaatactgaaggttgggagaacgacaaggatagagaaccaggaataatttatgattataaatgcattgaagcttttatggatactgattaattttagtaatatgagtgctacatatggtcttgattctcaagttgctgcaaatctttataaagattttgcctctcattatgaattgcctaagaagaattttgNNNNNNNNNNNNNNNNNNNNNNNNNNNNNNNNNNNNNNNNNNNNNNNNNNNNNNNNNNNNNNNNNNNNNNNNNNNNNNNNNNNNNNNNNNNNNNNNNNNNGCGAGCCTTGGCTTCGAGTGGACCAAGGAGTCAGCcctgaagaggacggaggcatatgatgaagcgcggagCTCCATCGACGAGCTGTTCGCAGCGTGTCGCGGAATTGCCAAAGCTCTGTCGCTTGtaccctgcttccgggtcagatttgagatcgttgacccacttgcagttgcggttggtgtgagtggactttcctgtagccggatccagatgggccagacaaggcatgtctctatactcttcataagtttggggggcgcggggtCCGACAGCTGTGACCTCAtcgccacgctgctggccccttccagctccgcctccgcggccgcggcctcttccgcctccttgacctccgcgctgaaaagccatggcgaccatatcggatccgccactcttctggtcatcaggtgggtttttccgcttagatccgctggtgttaccgttatcacggttcttcttttgctgatgcaagggaattgctgtagctgctagatctccgcctgcgtcgtcatcggcggcagtatgattgatacgtctccgacgtatcgataatttcttatgttctatgccatattattgatgatacctacatgttttatgcacactttatgtcatattcgtgcattttctggaactaacctattaacaagatgccgaagtgccagcttctcgttttctgctgtttttggtttcgaaatcctagtaacgaaatattctcggaattggacgaaacgaagacccaggggcctattttgccacgaaccttccagaagaccgaagagcatacgaagtggggccacgaggtggcgacaccacatggcggcgcggccaagggggcccgcgccgcccgtggtgtgggcccctcgttagcccccgactcgcccttccgcctacttaaagcctccgtcgcgaaacccccgatgcgaaaaaccacgatacggaaaaccttaccgagacgccgccgccgccgatcccatctcgggggattccggagatctcctccggcaccctgccggagaggggattcatctcccggaggactctacaccgccatggtcgcctccggagtgatgagtgagtagttcacccccggactatgggtccatagcagtagctagatggttgtcttctcctcattgtgcttcattgttggatcttgtgagcttcctaacatgatcaagatcatctatctgtaatattctatgttgtgtttgtcgggatccgatggatagagaataccatgttatgttaattatcaagttattacatatgtgttgtttatgatcttgcatgctctccgttactagtagaggctcggccaagtttttgcttttaactccaagagggagtatttatgctcgatagtggttcatgccgcattgacactcgggacgagtgacagaaagttctaaggttgtgttgtgctcgttgccactagggataaaacattggcgctatgtccgaggatgtagttgttgattacgagtacgcaccatacttaatgcaattgtccgttgctttgcaacttaataccggaaggggttcggacgataacccgaaggtggactttttaggcatagatgcagttggatggcggtctatgtactttgtcgtaatgcccaattaaatctcactatacttatcatgtcatgtatgtgcattgttatgccctctctatttgtcaattgcccgactgtaatttgttcacccaacatgcttttatcttatgggagagacacctctagtgaactgtggaccccggtccattcttttatactgaaatacaaatctgctgcaatacttgttttactgttttctctgcaaacaatcatcttccacacaattcggttaatcctttgttacatcaagccggtgagattgacaacctcactgtttcgttggggcaaagtactttggttgtgttgtgcaggttccacgttggcgccggaatctctggtgttgcgccgcactacatcccgccgccatcaaccttcaacgtgcttcttgactcctactggttcgattaaaccttggtttcttactgagggaaacttgccgctgtgcgcatcacaccttcctcttggggttcccaacggacgtgtcaactacacgcatcaagcaaatttctggcaccgttgccggggagatcaagacacgctgcaaggggagtctccacttctcaatctccttactttgtttttgtcttgctttattttatttactactttgtttgctgcattatatcaaaacacaaaaaaattagttgctagttttactttatttactgtcttgcactctatatcgaaaacacaaaaaaattagtttacttgcatttactttatctagtttgttttatttactactgctaaaatggtcaaccctgaaaatactaagttgtgtgacttcactagcacaaataataatgatttcctatgcacacctattgctccacctgctactacagcagaattctttgaaattaaacctgatttacttaatcttgtcatgagagagcaattttctggtgttagttctgatgatgctgctgcccatctcaataattttgttgaattgtgtgaaatgcaaaaatataaagatgtagatggtgacattataaaattaaaattgtttcctttctcattaagaggaagagctaaagattggttgctatctctcgcctaagaatagtattgattcatggactaaatgcaaggatgcttttattggtagatattatccccctgctaaaattatatctttgaggagtagcataatgaattttaaacaattagataatgaacatgttgctcaagcttgggaaagaatgaaatctccggttaaaaattgcccaacccatggaccgactacttggatgatcatccaaaccttctatgcaggactaaatttttcttcgcggaatttattggattcaactcgctggaggtacctttatgtccatcactcttggtgaagcaacaaagcttcttgataatatgatggttaattactctgaatggcacacggtaagagctccacaaggtaagaaggtaaattctcgttgaagaatcctcttccttgaatgataaagttgatgctattatgtctatgcttgcgaatgataggactaatgttgatcctaataatgttccattagcttcattggttacccaagaagaacatgttgatgtaaacttcattaaaaataataatttcaacaacaatgcttatcggaacaattctagtaataactataggccatatccttataataatggtaatggttatgctaattcttatgggaattcttacaacaataataggaatacaccccctggacttgaagccatgcttaaagaatttattagtacacaaactgcctttaacaaatctgttgaggaaaagctcaataaaattgatattcttgtttctagagttgatagtcttgcctctgatgttgatcttttgaaatcgaaagttatgcctaacagggatattgaaaataaaattgttactacagcaaatgccatccaagttagaattaatgagaatataagattaatggctgaactgcgtgctaggtgggatagagaagaaaatgaaaaactagctaaagagaaaaatgtagctaaagtttggactattaccaccactagcaatgctaatgattcatatgttgctgcacctcctactatcaatggtaaaataattggtgttggcaatgcttctactcctagtgcaaagcgcgcaaaattacctgaaactgctaaaactgctgaaactgcctgtaataaaactgctgaaattttttccaaccttggggatg includes these proteins:
- the LOC124679370 gene encoding U-box domain-containing protein 4-like, giving the protein MDSDASISPRRRSCYSDNGDSSCSEPFSDCGSDDSLTTSSPLNPAAAASIHRLLLSCAADASPTTITSLITTLTAPTTPLDALRRAAMELRLLAKHNPDNRVRIASSGAIPPLTALLAHPDPLLQEHAVTALLNLALCDANKALLLDAGAARHLVRALKAAASPAARENAACALLRLAQLDAAAAAAVGRAGAVPLLVNLLEAGGPRGKKDAATALYAICGGARENRLRAVQAGAVRPLLDLMADPESGMVDKAAYVLHSLVGIAEGRAAAVEEGGVPVLVEMVEVGSSRQKEIATLSLLQICDDNAVYRTMVAREGAIPPLVALSQSSSARPKLKTKAESLIEMLRQPRSASMRARPAAMVAAE